In one window of Pirellulales bacterium DNA:
- a CDS encoding ABC transporter substrate-binding protein, giving the protein MYVAIDRSRAETILNRFQNSSGIKVRAVYDAEAAKTTGLVARLLTEADHPRCDVFWNNELAQTCLLAQAGVLAAYESPAAQDIPTHGKPESGLWTPVATRARVIVYNSKHLAPAEVPRSIFELADPKWRGKVAIANPQFGTTKAHIAALFATIGSNRAQQFLGELLANDVQIVDGNAMVKNLVARHDESSGGVLIGLTDTDDVREGQAANEPVEMILPDQDTIGTFLCPCTVCLIEQAPHPATARALVDYLVSADVESMLCGQASGYMAIRGGTIGAGQEGESTPRWFDISDQQLLDKLEESSRWTLEHFHR; this is encoded by the coding sequence GTGTACGTTGCCATAGATCGCAGCCGCGCGGAGACAATTCTCAACCGGTTTCAGAATAGCAGCGGAATAAAAGTGCGCGCGGTGTACGATGCCGAAGCGGCCAAGACCACTGGCCTGGTGGCGCGGCTACTAACCGAGGCCGACCATCCTCGCTGCGACGTATTTTGGAATAACGAACTGGCTCAGACCTGCCTTTTGGCACAAGCCGGAGTGCTCGCCGCGTATGAATCTCCCGCCGCACAGGACATACCCACCCACGGCAAGCCGGAGTCTGGCCTGTGGACCCCTGTCGCGACGCGGGCTCGTGTGATCGTTTACAATTCGAAACATCTCGCTCCTGCCGAAGTTCCGCGCAGCATCTTTGAGTTGGCCGACCCTAAATGGCGCGGAAAAGTCGCCATCGCCAATCCGCAATTCGGCACGACCAAGGCCCACATTGCGGCCTTGTTTGCCACCATTGGCAGCAACCGCGCGCAGCAGTTTCTCGGAGAGTTGCTCGCCAATGACGTGCAAATTGTCGATGGCAACGCCATGGTGAAAAACCTGGTGGCCAGGCATGATGAATCGTCCGGCGGTGTTCTCATTGGGCTGACGGATACAGACGACGTGCGTGAAGGGCAAGCAGCCAATGAGCCGGTCGAGATGATCCTTCCTGATCAGGATACGATCGGAACGTTTTTGTGCCCGTGTACCGTGTGCCTGATCGAACAGGCGCCTCATCCCGCGACGGCACGCGCTCTTGTGGATTATCTCGTTTCCGCCGACGTAGAGTCGATGCTCTGTGGTCAGGCGAGCGGGTATATGGCCATTCGAGGTGGCACGATCGGTGCAGGGCAAGAAGGCGAGTCCACTCCGCGCTGGTTTGATATAAGCGACCAGCAGCTGCTCGACAAGCTGGAAGAGAGCAGCCGGTGGACTCTGGAGCATTTCCACCGATGA